In Chelmon rostratus isolate fCheRos1 chromosome 4, fCheRos1.pri, whole genome shotgun sequence, a genomic segment contains:
- the si:ch211-191a24.4 gene encoding MARVEL domain-containing protein 3 gives MSQPPRSNRGHRERNGDQRHYRESREDRRSSPDRSSSRPPYYPREADSPPKHVREVHRVEHHESKCTHVCSRRGIVLICSVLTNGLVLICVVAAQMVTSGMSSMGGLGGFDINSNFNLQGTELQKVRDLDMQYSQMRAPGIYGGIAFSLTLGVISLLFVVAGNKPPYLMSRKLLIGALVFQAVGAVAYVVAVGLYLHFVIKVNSTDVCQQRERLYARNGYTWMSCEVSGGDAAVALFGLITAILYAIGTVFTVQTIRGVRRYLQERKRREAEKQQARARPQRAPLRAETTSV, from the exons ATGAGCCAGCCGCCCCGTTCAAACCGGGGACACCGGGAGAGGAACGGAGACCAGCGACACTACCGAGAGTCTCGCGAGGACAGACGTTCATCCCCGGACAG GTCTTCCTCGCGACCCCCATACTACCCCAGAGAAGCCGACTCCCCGCCCAAACATGTGCGGGAGGTCCATCGAGTGGAGCACCATGAGTCCAAATGCACACACGTGTGCTCCAGGAGAG GCATCGTGCTGATCTGCTCTGTACTGACCAACGGCCTGGTCCTGATCTGCGTGGTCGCAGCTCAGATGGTGACATCAGGCATGTCCTCCATGGGCGGGCTGGGAGGCTTCGACATCAACTCCAACTTTAACCTGCAGGGCACCGAGCTGCAGAAGGTGCGAGATCTGGACATGCAGTACAGCCAGATGAGGGCGCCGGGCATCTACGGTGGTATCGCCTTCAGCCTGACCCTCGGGGTCATCTCGCTGCTGTTTGTGGTCGCCGGGAACAAACCGCCCTACCTGATGTCCCGAAAACTTCTGATAGGAGCGCTGGTGTTTCAGGCGGTGGGTGCAGTGGCGTATGTGGTGGCTGTGGGACTCTACCTGCACTTTGTCATCAAGGTTAACTCCACAGATGTTTGTCAGCAGCGCGAGAGGCTGTACGCACGAAACGGCTACACCTGGATGAGCTGCGAAGTGAGCGGAGGGGACGCAGCCGTGGCTCTGTTTGGGCTCATCACGGCTATCCTGTATGCCATCGGCACAGTGTTCACAGTCCAGACGATCCGAGGAGTGAGGCGCTACCTGCAGGAGCGCAAGCGCAGAGAGGCGGAAAAGCAGCAGGCCCGAGCCCGCCCACAGAGAGCCCCACTGAGGGCGGAAACCACCTCCGTGTGA
- the LOC121605180 gene encoding PH domain leucine-rich repeat-containing protein phosphatase 1-like translates to MMESVKENESGALSSSPTPQGILDSGSDCNSGKTSGLTPLSAGKRPSIGEDDGGGAEAKLFGKGLAATSLLQIAIRNGIYQSQVANAISGAAKNINMPAVKTANIYGLASVNSTTSVNSLLSRRRQRHKRNLSLGAPPTSSSPGLSSAEAASPAPSVSPLSTLSLDRRTFLRQKQSKQLQASDKTWVRSDLRRGCIHVHDWLTPSYPRPVLCTVDTTAREVASKLEGSKAGAVLRMNLKNTALVDLNDNSKDSNGHTDVIESVSDSVDAKTSKVEENEHTKQLYPDAKLSSNLLDDKPGSNSSSEVYLNDIGMDLSLSMADCCGVYSGSDMESSTCEDFSPGGPRSTEHRDSLSDGLGLGTDSSVLSPNCDSATEGPDPFESSSDEVDLTSSPTHSIGNSTADQQADLPATDSCSAPSQVTATPDDPEAGTGDNTVAPKLIKPSSNCTSSSQTRPLTSQASVQPDPEIPGGSRGWPEPTNVSPTPALFIQLHGGAVRRLGDDERPLQIINEYLTNLGFEDPWRVQGEGMNPEIGCLLRFYFGKPRSVGGSERVQLSGVFNVRKGKLALPVNRWSKRQVTLSGTCLIVSSVKHAHTGKMHILPLIGGKVEEVRRHSHCLAFSSAGPQSQTYYISYDSYTEHLRWHRTASKIASQRVNSVDLSCCSLEELPAQLFYSHDLTHLNLKNNFISLHKGVPALTRFCKLRSLSLSNNALSEFPLALCDISSLTELNLSGNRLSSLPADVGTMHNLQTLLLDGNFLSFLPVELGSLEGLTYLGLSFNCFSCVPPVLEKLRGMERLCLAGNQLSVLDIAGLQWLPARHIDLRLNQLQKVTVGDSEQLVHIVQLDLRDTGLQELDVRPLCRLELLRCDRNTLSLLRVDGHALKSLHAAHNELKLLEVQPVPENLTVLDLSWNKLGCVPEWVCESSKLEVLDINHNCVAELPVRLMSSGSLRKLLAGWNEVCRLAERLERSQLEVLDLQHNHLTELPNNLFIKAQSLRYLNVSANKLESLPAASLSEESFSSLEELYVTNNSLTDKCVPLLTGHGHLRVLHLAYNQLQTFTASKLARLEQLEELDLSGNKLRAVPTTILSCQRMHTLSAHSNCINAFPEVLQLPEIKCVDLSCNELTEVTLPEALPPKLQELDLTGNPRLNLDHKSLELLNNIRCFRVDPSPSAPCVNERHGAPAVWSHGYTEASGVKNKLCVAALALDSFCGIREALYGVFDGDRNVEVPYLLQCTMGDVLAEELHRGQRQEDYMTNTFLTMQRKLGTAGQRMGGSAALCHIRHDPVAPGEHGGCFTLKAANVGRCQAVLCRDGKAMQLSTTHTVKEEPEYQRVRQHNAIITEDNKVSGVTDCTRILGYSFLCPSVTPRPHISTVTLTPQDEFFLLGSRGLWDLLSPSEAVEAVRNVPDALAAAKKLVTLAQSYGCSDSLSAVVVQLSITEDCCCFCEPPPPPPSPGLGAHTSTHPYSASGDAGVPLPPASSGTVSELSSEFSTSEMSSEVGSTVSSEEPPPQNEPLTSHLNLPGRAGMRRPACGGGSFQRQFSGALSDHGVDSEDEEPIAGVFSNGSRVEVEADVHCLHRHDCPVPQTHGHASTNISPAVPSHHEPSHLPYSSPSPSPSPVPPSSPCLSRETPPGTLGRRARANGSVACQGRNQDLIEEAADAPVRKQGGYFNAPAQPDPDDQLIIPPELEEEVRQIIQQQQQEQIQKHSQQAHSYQKPADYFVTPL, encoded by the exons ATGATGGAAAGTGTGAAGGAAAACGAGTCTGGAGCCCTTTCATCTTCACCAACACCACAGGGGATACTTGATTCTGGCAGTGACTGTAATTCCGGGAAGACAAGTGGATTAACGCCGCTATCAGCGGGAAAGAGACCCTCCATCGGGGAGGACGACGGTGGGGGCGCAGAGGCTAAACTCTTCGGGAAGGGACTTGCAGCCACCTCCCTTCTTCAGATTGCGATAAGGAACGGCATCTATCAGAGCCAAGTTGCCAACGCTATCAGCGGTGCCgccaaaaatataaacatgcCCGCCGTGAAAACAGCCAACATTTATGGTCTTGCATCAGTCAACAGCACCACTTCTGTCAACTCTTTGCTGAGCAGGAGACGGCAGAGACACAAGAGGAATCTGTCGCTTGGGGCTCCGCCGACCAGCAGCTCGCCCGGCCTGTCCTCTGCCGAGGCGGCCAGTCCCGCTCCCTCAGTCTCGCCGCTGAGCACCCTCAGTCTGGATAGAAGGACTTTTCTTCGGCAGAAGCAGTCAAAGCAGCTTCAGGCCTCGGATAAGACATGGGTGAGGTCGGACCTCCGGCGCGGCTGCATTCACGTCCACGACTGGCTCACGCCCTCCTACCCGCGGCCGGTGCTGTGCACCGTTGACACCACTGCGAGGGAGGTAGCCAGCAAGCTGGAAGGGAGCAAAGCTGGGGCTGTGCTGAGAATGAACTTAAAAAACACTGCTTTAGTTGACTTGAATGATAATAGTAAAGATAGTAATGGACATACTGATGTAATTGAAAGTGTTAGTGACAGTGTAGACGCCAAAACCTCCAAAGTAGAGGAGAATGaacacacaaagcagctttATCCTGACGCTAAACTGTCTTCCAACTTACTGGATGATAAACCCGGAAGTAACTCTTCATCTGAGGTTTATCTGAATGACATTGGGATGGATCTGAGCCTGAGCATGGCAGACTGTTGTGGAGTCTACTCTGGTTCAGATATGGAGAGCAGCACCTGTGAGGATTTCAGCCCAGGTGGACCCAGAAGCACAGAACACCGGGACTCTCTCAGTGATGGCCTGGGATTGGGCACAGACTCCTCAGTGTTGAGCCCTAACTGTGACAGCGCCACAGAGGGACCTGACCCGTTTGAGAGCTCCTCAGATGAAGTAGACCTCACCTCTTCTCCAACACATTCAATAGGCAACTCTACTGCAGACCAGCAAGCGGACCTGCCCGCCACAGACTCCTGCAGCGCCCCCAGCCAAGTGACAGCCACACCAGACGACCCTGAAGCTGGAACTGGTGACAACACAGTTGCCCCCAAATTAATCAAACCTTCCTCTAACTGCACCAGCAGCTCTCAGACTCGGCCTCTGACCAGCCAAGCATCTGTCCAGCCTGACCCGGAGATCCCTGGGGGGAGCAGAGGATGGCCGGAGCCCACCAATGTTAGTCCGACCCCGGCTCTCTTCATCCAGCTGCACGGTGGAGCTGTGCGGCGGCTGGGAGATGATGAGAGGCCCCTGCAGATAATAAATGAGTACCTCACTAATTTGGGGTTTGAAGACCCATGGAGGGTGCAGGGGGAGGGGATGAATCCAGAAATTGGCTGCCTGTTACGCTTCTACTTTG gtaAGCCTCGAAGTGTTGGTGGTTCTGAGCGCGTGCAGCTTTCGGGGGTGTTCAACGTGCGGAAAGGGAAGCTGGCGCTGCCGGTGAACCGCTGGTCGAAGCGCCAGGTCACACTGAGTGGAACCTGCCTCATCGTCTCATCTGTGAAACACGCCCACACCGGCAAGATGCACATCCTCCCTCTCATCGGAGGAAAG gtggaggaagtGAGGAGACACAGCCACTGTCTGGCTTTCAGCTCAGCGGGCCCTCAGAGTCAGACTTACTATATCAGCTACGACTCCTACACAGAGCACCTCCGCTGGCACAGGACAGCCTCAAAG ATTGCGTCCCAGAGAGTGAACTCAGTCGACCTGTCGTGCTGCAGCCTGGAGGAGCTGCCTGCTCAGCTCTTTTACAGCCACGACCTCACACACCTCAATCTCAAAAACAACTTCATTTCGCTGCATAAAGGGGTTCCAGCACTCACCAG GTTTTGTAAACTGAGAAGCCTCAGTCTGTCAAATAACGCTCTGTCAGAGTTTCCTCTGGCCTTGTGTGACATCTCCTCGCTTACTGAGCTAAACTTGTCTGGAAatcgtctctcctctctgcctgcagatGTAGGAACCATGCACAA CCTGCAGACTCTTCTCCTGGATGGTAACTTTCTGAGTTTTCTGCCTGTGGAGCTGGGCTCTCTGGAGGGCCTGACCTACCTCGGCTTGTCCTTCAACTGTTTCAGTTGCGTCCCCCCCGTCCTGGAGAAGCTCAGAGGCATGGAGAGACTCTGTCTGGCAGGGAACCAGCTCTCTGTCCTGGATATAGCTGGGCTGCAGTGGTTGCCTGCTCGCCACATAGACCTCAG GCTGAACCAGCTTCAAAAGGTGACCGTGGGAGACTCGGAGCAGCTGGTTCACATCGTCCAGCTGGACCTGAGGGACACTGGTTTACAGGAGCTGGATGTCCGGCCTCTCTGTAGACTGGAGCTACTTCGCTGTGACAGAaacactctctccctcctcagagTCGATGGCCACGCCCTCAAGAGCCTGCACGCTGCACACAATG agCTGAAGCTACTGGAGGTGCAGCCGGTGCCAGAGAATCTGACTGTTCTAGATTTGTCCTG gAACAAGCTGGGATGTGTCCCTGAGTGGGTGTGTGAGAGCAGCAAACTCGAGGTGTTGGACATCAACCACAATTGTGTTGCAGAGCTGCCTGTACG gcTGATGTCAAGTGGGAGCCTGAGAAAACTGCTGGCAGGCTGGAACGAAGTGTGTCGGCTGGCTGAGAGGCTGGAGAGATCACAGCTAGAGGTCCTGGACCTCCAACACAACCATCTGACTGAGCTCCCGAACAACCTGTTCATTAAAGCACAGAG CTTGCGATACCTAAATGTGTCAGCCAATAAGCTGGAGAGCCTCCCTGCAGCCAGCCTATCAGAGGAAAGCTTCAGCAGCCTGGAGGAGCTCTATGTGACCAACAACAGCCTGACAGACAAGTGTGTCCCTCTGCTGACTGGACACGGACACCTCAGGGTGCTTCACCTTGCCTACAACCAGCTACAGACCTTCACTGCCAG TAAACTGGCTCgactggagcagctggaggagctggacctAAGCGGCAACAAACTGAGGGCTGTGCCCACCACCATCCTCAGCTGCCAGCGtatgcacacactctctgccCACTCCAACTGCATCAATGCATTCCCAGAGGTTCTCCAGCTGCCAGAGATCAAG TGTGTCGACTTGAGCTGCAACGAGCTGACTGAGGTGACCCTGCCAGAGGCGCTTCCTCCGAAGCTTCAGGAGCTGGACCTCACAGGCAACCCTCGCCTCAACCTGGACCACAAGAGCCTGGAGCTGCTCAA TAATATCAGATGTTTCAGGGTCGATCCATCACCTTCAGCTccgtgtgtgaatgagagacaCGGGGCCCCTGCAGTCTGGAGCCACGGCTACACAGAGGCCTCTGGAGTCAAGAACAA gctgtgtgtggctgctctgGCCCTCGACAGCTTCTGCGGGATTCGCGAAGCCTTGTATGGGGTTTTTGACGGAGACAGGAACGTCGAGGTGCCTTACCTGCTGCAGTGCACCATGGGAGACGTGCTGGCAGAGGAGCTTCACAGGGGCCAGAGGCAGGAAGATTACATGACCAACACTTTCCTCACCATgcaaag GAAACTGGGCACAGCGGGCCAGAGGATGGGCGGCTCAGCAGCGTTATGTCACATCAGACACGACCCGGTGGCTCCCGGCGAGCACGGCGGCTGCTTCACCCTGAAGGCTGCCAACGTGGGCAGGTGCCAGGCCGTTCTGTGCCGCGACGGCAAAGCTATGCAActctccaccacacacaccgTCAAAGAGGAACCGGAGTACCAGAGGGTCCGGCAGCATAACGCCATCATCACCGAG GATAACAAAGTCAGTGGTGTAACTGACTGCACCAGGATTCTGGGTTACTCCTTCCTGTGCCCGTCTGTGACCCCCAGGCCCCACATCTCCACAGTGACCCTCACCCCGCAGGATGAGTTCTTTCTCCTGGGCAGCCGCGGCTTGTGGGACTTGTTGTCCCCCAGCGAGGCGGTGGAGGCGGTCAGGAACGTACCGGACGCTCTGGCTGCTGCTAAGAAGCTGGTGACTCTGGCTCAGAGCTACGGCTGTTCCGACAGCCTCAGCGCTGTTGTCGTCCAGCTCAGCATCACAgaagactgctgctgtttctgtgagcCGCCGCCTCCGCCCCCCAGCCCCGGCCTAGGcgcacacaccagcacacacccCTACTCAGCAAGTGGTGATGCCGGCGTTCCGCTGCCGCCGGCCTCCTCAGGGACAGTGAGCGAGCTGAGCAGCGAGTTCAGCACGTCTGAGATGAGCAGCGAAGTGGGATCCACGGTGTCCTCAGAGGAGCCGCCACCTCAGAACGAGCCCCTGACGTCCCACTTGAACCTGCCAGGACGAGCCGGCATGCGGAGACCTGCCTGTGGAGGCGGGAGCTTCCAGAGACAGTTCTCCGGAGCTCTGTCTGACCATGGGGTCGACAGTGAGGACGAGGAGCCCATCGCTGGCGTATTCTCTAACGGCAGCCGTGTAGAGGTGGAGGCTGACGTCCACTGTCTCCACCGCCATGACTGCCCAGTACCTCAAACACATGGCCACGCAAGCACAAAcatctctcctgctgtcccCTCACATCACGAGCCTTCACACCTTCCATACTCCTCTCCGTCTCCGTCTCCGTCCCCtgtccctccttcctccccctgcCTCAGCAGGGAGACCCCACCAGGGACTCTGGGCCGCAGGGCCCGAGCTAACGGCTCTGTGGCCTGCCAAGGGAGGAACCAGGACCTCATAGAGGAGGCGGCCGACGCCCCTGTCAGGAAGCAGGGGGGCTACTTCAACGCTCCTGCTCAGCCGGACCCTGACGACCAGCTCATCATCCCgccagagctggaggaggaagtcCGGCAgatcatccagcagcagcagcaggagcaaattcaaaaacacagcCAGCAAGCACACAGTTACCAGAAACCTGCAGACTATTTTGTCACACCCCTCTAA